In Streptomyces rapamycinicus NRRL 5491, the genomic stretch GCAGCCGCTCCCGGAGCAGCCGGTGCTCGGTGATGTCCTCGGCGAGGGCGAGCTGGTACTGCGGGGCGCCGCTGGAGTCGCGCAGCAGGGTGACCGTCAGATTGGTCCACAGCTCGCTGCCGTCGTCGCGGTAGTGCGGCTTCTCGATGCGGAAGTGGTCGCGCTCCCCGTTGACCAGTTCGCGGTAGAGCTCATGGGCGCCGGGGACGTCGTCGGGGTGGACGAACTCGGTGACGTTGCGGCCGGGGCGGAAGAAGTCCATCCCGCCGAACATCCTGGCCATGGCGTCGTTGACGACGAGCACCTCGCCGTCGAGTCCGGCGATGCCCACGCCGATGACCGCGCCCTCGAAGACGGCCTGGAACTTGGCCTCGCTGGCGTGCAGCGCCTTCTCCGCCTCGGTACGGGCGGCCATCGCGGCACGCGAGATGGCCTCCTGCTCATCGCGCTCACGCTCGCGCAACTCGCGGACGAATCCGGCGGCGAGGGCGTGCTGCAGCCGCACACAGCGGGCCCGCGCCTCCTCGTCGGCCAGGGACTCGTGGGAAGGCCCATCGGCCAGGGACTCGTGGGAAGGCTCGTCGGCCAGAGGCTCGTGAGAAGGCTCGTCGGACGGGCCTGGGAACGATTCACCGGACGGCGGGGAGAAGGTCACTCCGGGCGGCGAGCAGGACACCAGATGCGCGTCGATGACGCCCAGGATGGCGGGCAGCGCGTCGGGCTCGGTGCACTGGGCGTCCACCAGCGCGGCCCCGACCTCGTACGCGGCCTCGGTGTCGAAGGGGGAGGAGCGCAGGGCGGCGCTCAACCGGTGGGCCAGCGGCAGCAGATAGCCCTCGAACTCCTCGGCGGTCATCGTGGTGGCGGCCAGTGGGTGGACGGCCCGGCACCAGATGCCCGCGAATCGCCTCAGCGGATCGTTCTCCCTGGGGGCGGGGTGTCCGGCGGCGTCCCCGGCGCCGCGGTCACATCTCGGCCCGCCCGATTCGGAAGTCATATCGTGCGCTCCCCGGGGCAGTCGCCATGGGCTGTGTCCCTGTAGCCTGCCGCGTCCTCGCCTGTGGCGTCGATGTCCTCCGGCCGCCAGTCCACGTCCTGCACTTCCTTCGCCCTCTTCCGGCTTCCGGGGCCGCCCTCGGGTCGTCCGCGTCCTCGGGGAAGTGGAGCACGACGAAGAGCGGCACGGCAACCCGCTGCTGAGGCGAGATTACTGATCAACCGTTCGATGAGGAAAGGAAAAACGGAAAAGTTCAATCCGGATCCGATCATGGAGACGGGCGCCGCCGGGGGCTGTCAAGCACCTGTCAGGGGCATCTGCCAGCGGCCCGAACCCCGCGCTGACCTCGGCCCTCCACAGGGCGGGCCTTTGAAAGCGCCTCGGCGAAACCCGTTCGGGAGACCCGTTCTGGTGGTGCGCCAACCCCCGGCGTGAGCAGTCGAATTAGGAAATCCATCACGTCCGCCGCGCTTGAACGTCACACCGGGATCTCCGCGGCCGAGGCAGTGGAGACCCGGCCGTACACCCGCTCCCCGCGCCCCACGGATCGAAATCCGTGCAGCCTTTTCGCCCTCATGCGGTGAATTGCCATGAATAGGGGTACTCGGCCGCCGGATCTCCACAAGGAGGCGCCCCCAAGGAGGCCCCACAAGGAGGCACGACGACGCACGGGACGCATAAGGACGCACGGAGTGACCGCATGGCCCCACCAGGTGTCGCCCAGGATCTGCTGCTGCGACGCTGTCTGACCCTGTTCACCGGCTTCGACAGGATCGACGGCGAGGACGAGGCGGGGATACTGCGCCGGGCGATGGCCCAGGTCGGCGCGGTCGGCACCGGCCGCGCCGAGGCGGGCTACCTACGGCTCGGCGAGCGCCTGGTCCGCTGTCCGTACGACGGTCAGCGGGCCACCGAGGCCCTGGACACACAGGTGAGGGAGCTGGCCGGACGGGACGGGCCGGTGCGGTTCCCCCGGCGGGCCTGGGGCTGGGCCTTCGGACTGCGCGAACGGGACGGCCTGCGCGGGCCGCATGAGCGGGACGGCCTACCTGGGCCACATGAGCGGGATGGCCTAGCCGGGCCACATGAACCAGACCGGCCCCACAAGCCGCATGCGCCGGACGGGCTGTACGGCGCCCTGGTGGTGAGCTACCGCGACCGGCCCGGCGAGGACGAACGGCTGCTGCTCACGCTGCTCGTACGGCAGACGGCCGCGGCGCTGTCCACCGCCGCCGCGCACCGCCGCGCCCGCGACCAGGCCCTGGAGCTGCGCCGGGCGTGGGACGAGCGGGAGGCGATACGGCGGCGGCTGGACTCCTCGCTGACCGACCTCTGCCATCTGCGGGAGGTGCATGACGCCCTGGCCCGCTCGGCGGCCCGTGGCGACGGCGAGGACGGGATCGTCCGGACGCTGCACCGGATCACCGGGCTCGCGGCCGCGGCCGAGGACCGGTTCGGCAACCTCAGGGCCTGGGCGGGGCCGGGTCGCCCCGACCCCTACCCCAAGCCCGATCCGGAGCGGCGCGAGGAGCTGCTGCGGGAGGCCGCCCGCCGGCCGCGTCCGGTGCGGGTGCGGGACCGGCTGGTCGCGGTGGCCGATCCGCGCGGTGAGGTGCTGGGCGCGCTGTCCCTGGTGGATCCGGAGGGCAGGGCCGATGACCGGGCCGTTCGCGCGCTGGACCACGCCGCGACCTCGCTGGGCCTGGAGCTGGCCCATGTGCGCGAGCTGGCCGAGGTGGAGCTGCGGCTGCGGCGGGAGCTGGTGGACGATCTGCTCTCGGGCGCGGGCGACACCCGTGCGGCGGACGACGGCAGTGCGGCAGGCGACACCAGTGCGTACGCCCGCGCGGAGGCGGTCGGCCACGATCTGCACGGTCCGCACCATGTGATCGTGGTGCGCTGGACCGACCGCCCGGCCGACGATGTCTTCCTCAAGGCGGTGAGCCGGGCGGCCACCGGTCTCGGCCTGCGGATCCTGCCCGCCCTGCGCGCGGACACCGCGGTCCTGGTGGCCCAGGGCGCACCGGGCGGGCGGTCGCTGCATTCGGCGCTGAGCCGTGAGCTCGGCACCGGCGGCGGGGCGATCGGGGTGGGCGCGTCCTGCGGCTCCCCGCACGAGGTGCCCCGCTCGTACCGGGAGGCGCTGCGGGCGCTGGAGGTGCGCCGCCGTTCGCACCGCCCGTACGGCATGACGTGCTACGACGAGCTGGGTCTTTACCGGATCCTGCCCACCGGGGACGACCACCGGGAGGTCGAGCGGTTCGTCCGGGAGTGGCTGGGCCCGCTGCTGGACTACGACGCCCGGCACCACACGGACCTGGTGGAGACCCTCTGCGAGTACTTCGACCGCGGCGGCAACTACAGCGAGACGGCCGCGGCGCTGGTGATCCACCGATCGACGCTGCGGTACCGGCTCCAGCGCATCCGTGAGATCGGCGGATGCGATCTGGCGGAGGTGGACAGCAGGCTCAACCTCCAGGTCGCCACCCGAATTTGGAAGATCTTGCGGAGCGGCCCCGAGTGAGCGGGGCGTCGCCGGGCACTCGTGACCGACGCAACGGCACCACACCACGAGGCGGGATGGGCAATGAGCGACAAGGACAAGAGTGTGGCGCGCGCTCTGCTCGACCAGCAGGGCACGACCTTCGCCGCCGAGGCCGGGATCAAGCTGCGCGACACCCCCGGCCCGCTCTACCAGTTGCTGGTGCTCGCGCATCTGCTGTCCGCGCGGATCAGTTCCGACATCGCCGTCGCCGCCGCCCGCGCCCTGTTCGACGCCGGGATGCGCGATCCGCGGCGGATGGCGGAGGCCACCTGGCAGCAGCGGGTGGACGCGCTGGGCGAGGGCGGCTACCGGCGTTACGACGAGCGGACCTCCAGCCAGCTGGGCGAGGCGGCCGAGCTGGTGAACCGGGAGTACGGGGGCGATCTGCGGCGGATGCGCGAGGCCGGGGACGTGAAGAAGCTGCTGCAGGGGGTCAAGGGCATCGGGCCGGCCGGGGTGCACATCTTCCTGCGCGAGGTGCAGGGCGTCTGGCCCGAGTTCGCCCCGTACTTCGACAGCAAGGCGCTGGACGGCGCCGAGCGGGTCGGGCTGCCGAAGAGCGCGCGGTCGCTGGCGGGGCTGGTGGCCGAGAAGGACCTTCCCCGGCTGGCCGCCGCCCTGGTCCGGGTCGCGCTCCACGCGGACGCCGCGCGGGAGGTGCGCGCGGCGGCGTGACCGGACGCGACGGCCGGGGAAGGTCCGGGGCGATCAGCGGATGTCGTGTTTCCCGGTGACGAGCCGTGTCGCCAGGAAGGGTCCAGACAACATGTAGAGCCCTTGCAGAGGTGGTCCTGCAAACTGGCCGCGCGTTCCGGTCGGACAGCGTCGCACAGGCTTTCCGGCCTCCGAACGCGACCATAAGGCCACTAGGGGAGGTCCCAGCATGTCGTCCGCTCTTTTCGGGGTCCCTGACGAGTACGACGTCATTGTCATCGGCGGTGGGCCAGCCGGAGCGACCACCGCCGGGCTTCTCGCGAAACGCGGTCGTCGTGTCCTCATCCTGGATCGGGAGCGCTTCCCCCGCTATCACGTCGGGGAATCCCTCATTCCCGCATTCATGCGCCCCATGCAGGAAATGGGGATAACCGAGCGCATGGACGCGCGGGGATTCGAGAGGAAGTACGGAGGCACCCTGGTCTGGGGAAACAAGCAGGTGCCCTGGAATTTCTCGTTCATCGAAGGCGGTGCGCACGAATACGCCTTCCACACGCGGCGTGCCGACCTGGACGCGCTGATCCTGGACCGGGCCAGGGAGCTCGGAGCCTTCGTGATCGAGGACGCCACCGTCAAGGAGCCCGTCGAGGTGGACGGCCGGATCAGCGGGGTCCGCTTCTCGCTGCGCGGCCTGGACGGGCTGCACGAGGTGCGGGCCCGGCTGGTCGTCGACGCCTCGGGGCAGGCACGTGTGCTCGGGCGCCGGCTCACCGAGGTCGAATGGCACGACGAGCTGCGCAATGTCGCGGTGTGGACGTACTTCGACAACTGCGAGCGACTGCCCGGCGACGAGTACACCAACATCCTGATCGAGGGGCTGGACGGCGGCTGGTTCTGGGCCATACCCATCGACAAGGGCACGATCAGCGTCGGCTATGTGACGCGCTCGGCCACCGCCGGGGAAAACGGCCACTCGCTGGAGGACTTGTTCCACACCGAGCGGCAGCGCACTACGAAGCTCAAGAAGATGCTGGCCGGCGCCCGGCAGTCCGCGGGATTCCGCACGGCGCGCGACTGGTCGTACCACAGCAATCGCTTCTACGGCGACGGCTGGGTGCTGGTCGGGGATGCCGCGGCCTTCGTCGATCCGCTGTTCTCCACCGGAGTCGCGCTCGCCACTCTCGCCGGCAGCACCCTGGCCAAGATCGTCGACCGGATCGTCGAGCACCCGCGGATCGAGGAGAAGGCGCTGGACCGGTACGCCACCGCCTACTCCGGGTTCTTCGATGAGATCCGGACGTTCGTGGAGCGCTTCTACGACCAGTCGAAATACAAGGAGTTCTACTACAGCCTCGCCCAGGAAATGGTCGACCCCGAGCGCAAGAACGAGCCGTCCGCGGACTTCGTGACCCTGATCTCCGGGCTCAGTGGCCGGCACCCGCTGTTCCACATCAGCCTCGACGACCTGATCGCGGACGCGGCGGCACCCGCCTCCGGTACCCCGCACGCCTGATCCGCGGTCGGGAGGAGCGGCGAACCGGACGACCTGGACATGACTAGTCATCAGCTGCAGCTGCTGTTCGCGGACCTCGCTTTGATCCTGCTACTGGCCCGTGGCCTCGGCTGGCTTCTCGCCCGGGTGGGCCAGCCGCCGGTCGTCGGCGAGATACTGGCGGGAGTGCTGCTCGGCCCCACGCTGTTCGACGGCGCGGTCGCCAGCACCTTGTTCCCCACCGACGTCCGCATGCCGCTGACCGGCATGGCGGACGTGGGTGTCGCCCTCTTCATGTTCATGGTGGGACTGGAGATCGACACCGCGTCATTGCGCGGGCAGGGACGGGTGACGGCCGTGTCGGCCTTCGGGTCCACGGTTGTTCCGTTCCTGCTGGGCACCGGCCTGGCCGTGTGGCTGCTGCACGAGCACGATTCCGCACAGCCGACGGCGTTCGTGGTGTTCATCGGTCTTTCGGTGTCGGTGACGGCGTTTCCCGTCCTCGCCCGCATCCTGGCCGACCGGGGGCTGTCCGCCACCGCGCTGGGCGGGATCGCGCTGGCGGCGGCCGCCATCGTGGATGTGGTGGCCTGGGTGGCGCTGGCCGGTGTGCAAGCGGCTGCCGGGGGCGGCGGGCATCACTGGCGGGTGGCGTTGATCGTGCCGTATGTGGCGCTGATGCTGTTGGCGGTGCGGCCCCTGCTGGGCCGGGCACTGCTGCGGGGCGGCACGGCCGTCCGGGTGACCGCCCCCGCCACCGCGATCGTGCTGATCGGGACGCTGATGTCGGCGACGGCGACCGAGGCGATGGGGATGCACTTCATCTTCGGCGCCTTCCTGTTCGGCCTGCTGATACCGCGGCAGGACACGGCCGGGCTGCGCGCCGAACTGCTCGACCACACGGGGCGGATCACGACCCTGCTGCTGCCCGTCTACTTCGTGGTGGCCGGGCTGCAGGTCGACCTCAGCCGGCTGCGCGGGGCAGAGCTGCTGCAGCTGGGGGCGATCCTGCTGGTGGCCGTGGTGGGGAAGTTCGGCGGCACCTTCGTCGCCGCCCGCTCCCAGGGGCTGCCGACGCGGCCCGCGGCGGCTCTCGGTGCGCTGATGAACACCCGCGGCCTGACGGAGCTGGTGATCCTCGGCATCGGGCTGCGGCTGAAGCTGCTGGACGGCACCTTGTACTCGCTCATGGTCGTGATGGCCGTGGTCACCACCGCCATGACGGGTCCCGTGCTGTCCCGCGTCTACGCCGAACCCGTGGAGGTGGGACGGCCCGCGGCGAGCCGCGAGCCGGATCCCGCCCGTGCGTCCTCGGTCTAGGAGGTCTTCGAGTCGGCCGCGACGCACCGTTGCCACCCGTCGGCCCGAGCCCGAAGACACGCACTGACGGCCCCCCATGACGCGCAGATGGCGCAGGAAGTGAGCCGAGACGATGCGGTTGGTGGAGCGGGCGGCGGAGCTCGCT encodes the following:
- a CDS encoding PucR family transcriptional regulator; this translates as MAPPGVAQDLLLRRCLTLFTGFDRIDGEDEAGILRRAMAQVGAVGTGRAEAGYLRLGERLVRCPYDGQRATEALDTQVRELAGRDGPVRFPRRAWGWAFGLRERDGLRGPHERDGLPGPHERDGLAGPHEPDRPHKPHAPDGLYGALVVSYRDRPGEDERLLLTLLVRQTAAALSTAAAHRRARDQALELRRAWDEREAIRRRLDSSLTDLCHLREVHDALARSAARGDGEDGIVRTLHRITGLAAAAEDRFGNLRAWAGPGRPDPYPKPDPERREELLREAARRPRPVRVRDRLVAVADPRGEVLGALSLVDPEGRADDRAVRALDHAATSLGLELAHVRELAEVELRLRRELVDDLLSGAGDTRAADDGSAAGDTSAYARAEAVGHDLHGPHHVIVVRWTDRPADDVFLKAVSRAATGLGLRILPALRADTAVLVAQGAPGGRSLHSALSRELGTGGGAIGVGASCGSPHEVPRSYREALRALEVRRRSHRPYGMTCYDELGLYRILPTGDDHREVERFVREWLGPLLDYDARHHTDLVETLCEYFDRGGNYSETAAALVIHRSTLRYRLQRIREIGGCDLAEVDSRLNLQVATRIWKILRSGPE
- a CDS encoding endonuclease, which translates into the protein MSDKDKSVARALLDQQGTTFAAEAGIKLRDTPGPLYQLLVLAHLLSARISSDIAVAAARALFDAGMRDPRRMAEATWQQRVDALGEGGYRRYDERTSSQLGEAAELVNREYGGDLRRMREAGDVKKLLQGVKGIGPAGVHIFLREVQGVWPEFAPYFDSKALDGAERVGLPKSARSLAGLVAEKDLPRLAAALVRVALHADAAREVRAAA
- a CDS encoding NAD(P)/FAD-dependent oxidoreductase; its protein translation is MSSALFGVPDEYDVIVIGGGPAGATTAGLLAKRGRRVLILDRERFPRYHVGESLIPAFMRPMQEMGITERMDARGFERKYGGTLVWGNKQVPWNFSFIEGGAHEYAFHTRRADLDALILDRARELGAFVIEDATVKEPVEVDGRISGVRFSLRGLDGLHEVRARLVVDASGQARVLGRRLTEVEWHDELRNVAVWTYFDNCERLPGDEYTNILIEGLDGGWFWAIPIDKGTISVGYVTRSATAGENGHSLEDLFHTERQRTTKLKKMLAGARQSAGFRTARDWSYHSNRFYGDGWVLVGDAAAFVDPLFSTGVALATLAGSTLAKIVDRIVEHPRIEEKALDRYATAYSGFFDEIRTFVERFYDQSKYKEFYYSLAQEMVDPERKNEPSADFVTLISGLSGRHPLFHISLDDLIADAAAPASGTPHA
- a CDS encoding cation:proton antiporter — encoded protein: MTSHQLQLLFADLALILLLARGLGWLLARVGQPPVVGEILAGVLLGPTLFDGAVASTLFPTDVRMPLTGMADVGVALFMFMVGLEIDTASLRGQGRVTAVSAFGSTVVPFLLGTGLAVWLLHEHDSAQPTAFVVFIGLSVSVTAFPVLARILADRGLSATALGGIALAAAAIVDVVAWVALAGVQAAAGGGGHHWRVALIVPYVALMLLAVRPLLGRALLRGGTAVRVTAPATAIVLIGTLMSATATEAMGMHFIFGAFLFGLLIPRQDTAGLRAELLDHTGRITTLLLPVYFVVAGLQVDLSRLRGAELLQLGAILLVAVVGKFGGTFVAARSQGLPTRPAAALGALMNTRGLTELVILGIGLRLKLLDGTLYSLMVVMAVVTTAMTGPVLSRVYAEPVEVGRPAASREPDPARASSV